A single window of Streptomyces griseoviridis DNA harbors:
- a CDS encoding helix-turn-helix domain-containing protein has product MHEELGQWPLNRKELDPEKSPSAAFGQRLRTLRDERGWTQDELADRMGCSGTHISAVETGRRPPTRRFATNADRVFGTGGRLERQSQAVRYTALLEGFPEYVTHEARAAEIRLYEVGVVPGLLQTSEYAAALEEDAVRREAITIEQADERVDLVAKRQGALLRSPSPLISVVLDEGCVRRPMGPPAVMDAQFGRLLEFAELPSTVLQVAPFSMGARRPFSLPITVLTMPDRSLVSYAESAQRGHLERENSAVLPILAAYHQLQAEALSQAASVAMIQKLRKGIL; this is encoded by the coding sequence TTGCACGAAGAGTTGGGTCAGTGGCCGTTGAATCGAAAAGAGCTGGATCCCGAGAAATCACCCAGCGCCGCGTTCGGCCAGCGTCTGCGCACGTTGCGCGACGAACGCGGTTGGACGCAGGACGAGCTGGCTGATCGGATGGGATGCTCCGGAACGCATATTTCTGCCGTCGAAACTGGTCGGCGTCCCCCAACTCGTCGTTTCGCGACAAACGCCGACCGCGTCTTCGGCACGGGGGGTCGACTTGAGCGGCAGAGCCAGGCCGTGCGATACACCGCGCTGCTCGAGGGCTTCCCGGAGTACGTCACGCATGAGGCGCGGGCCGCAGAGATCCGGTTGTACGAGGTGGGTGTGGTGCCGGGGCTCCTGCAGACGTCGGAGTACGCGGCAGCGTTGGAAGAAGACGCGGTGCGACGTGAGGCGATCACGATCGAGCAGGCTGACGAACGGGTCGATCTGGTGGCCAAGCGGCAGGGCGCGCTTCTGCGTTCGCCATCGCCTTTGATCTCCGTGGTGCTCGACGAAGGGTGTGTCCGGCGACCGATGGGCCCGCCTGCCGTCATGGATGCCCAGTTCGGGCGATTGCTTGAATTCGCCGAGCTGCCGAGCACCGTCCTGCAGGTGGCACCGTTCTCGATGGGGGCGCGGAGGCCGTTCAGCCTCCCCATCACCGTGCTGACGATGCCGGACCGGTCGCTCGTCTCGTACGCGGAGTCTGCCCAGCGTGGCCATCTTGAACGCGAAAACAGTGCTGTGCTGCCGATATTGGCGGCCTACCATCAACTACAGGCCGAAGCCTTGTCCCAGGCGGCATCTGTGGCCATGATCCAGAAGTTACGAAAGGGCATCCTGTGA
- a CDS encoding aldehyde dehydrogenase family protein: MADRAETHALDAQATIHVAGEWRDAVSGATREILDPADGLPFAVVAEGDEKDTDLAVAAARHAFDHGDWPRTPAAERAALLHRVADLLVRDRERLGLLESRDAGKTAEEGRVDIDCVADAFRYFAQLVAAEAPGRVVDAGTPDVHSVVVHEPVGVCALITPWNYPLLQASWKIAPALAAGNTFVVKPSEITPLTTVALIDLLVEAGLPTGVAGLVTGAGHTVGARLAAHPDVDLVSFTGGLVSGTKVAQAAAPTVKKVALELGGKNPNVVFADACATDEGFDTAVDQALNAAFIHSGQVCSAGSRLIVEEPLRERFVAELARRAAAIRLGRGTADGVECGPLVSERQRAKVEGYVESALAEGAVLRTGGKRPEPAPERPDGGYFYEPTVLDQCHREMRVVREEVFGPVLTVETFRTEDEAVALANDTEYGLAGAVWTTDAGRARRVAGRLRHGTVWINDFHPYLPQAEWGGFGKSGVGRELGPAGLAEYRETKHIYQNLAPKPVRWFAG; the protein is encoded by the coding sequence ATGGCCGACAGAGCGGAAACCCACGCGTTGGACGCCCAGGCGACCATCCATGTGGCGGGGGAGTGGCGCGACGCCGTCTCCGGTGCCACACGCGAGATCCTCGACCCCGCGGACGGACTGCCCTTCGCCGTGGTCGCCGAGGGCGACGAGAAGGACACCGACCTGGCCGTCGCGGCTGCCCGGCACGCCTTCGACCACGGGGACTGGCCGCGCACCCCCGCCGCCGAGCGCGCCGCCCTGCTGCACCGGGTCGCCGACCTGCTGGTGCGCGACCGGGAGCGGCTCGGCCTGCTGGAGAGCCGGGACGCGGGCAAGACCGCCGAGGAGGGCCGCGTCGACATCGACTGCGTCGCCGACGCCTTCCGCTACTTCGCCCAGCTGGTCGCCGCCGAGGCACCCGGCCGGGTCGTCGACGCGGGCACCCCCGACGTGCACAGCGTCGTCGTGCACGAGCCGGTCGGTGTCTGCGCGCTGATCACGCCCTGGAACTACCCCCTCCTCCAGGCGAGTTGGAAGATCGCTCCGGCGCTCGCCGCGGGCAACACCTTCGTCGTCAAGCCCAGCGAGATCACCCCGCTGACCACCGTCGCCCTGATCGACCTGCTCGTCGAGGCCGGCCTGCCGACCGGCGTCGCTGGACTGGTCACCGGCGCCGGGCACACGGTCGGCGCCCGGCTCGCCGCCCACCCGGACGTCGACCTGGTCTCCTTCACCGGCGGCCTGGTCAGCGGCACCAAGGTCGCGCAGGCCGCCGCGCCCACCGTCAAGAAGGTCGCCCTCGAACTCGGCGGCAAGAACCCGAACGTCGTCTTCGCCGACGCCTGCGCCACCGACGAGGGCTTCGACACCGCCGTCGACCAGGCGCTCAACGCGGCCTTCATCCACTCGGGGCAGGTCTGCTCGGCCGGCTCCCGGCTCATCGTCGAGGAGCCGCTGCGGGAACGGTTCGTCGCCGAACTCGCCCGCCGCGCCGCCGCGATACGCCTGGGCCGCGGCACCGCCGACGGCGTCGAGTGCGGCCCCCTGGTCTCCGAGCGGCAGCGCGCCAAGGTCGAGGGGTACGTCGAGTCGGCGCTCGCCGAGGGCGCGGTCCTGCGCACCGGCGGCAAGCGCCCCGAACCCGCCCCCGAGCGCCCCGACGGCGGCTACTTCTACGAGCCGACCGTCCTCGACCAGTGCCACCGCGAGATGCGGGTGGTCCGCGAGGAGGTCTTCGGACCGGTCCTCACCGTCGAGACCTTCCGCACCGAGGACGAGGCCGTCGCCCTCGCCAACGACACCGAGTACGGCCTGGCCGGCGCCGTCTGGACCACCGACGCGGGCCGCGCCCGCCGGGTCGCGGGACGGCTGCGCCACGGCACCGTCTGGATCAACGACTTCCACCCCTACCTCCCGCAGGCGGAGTGGGGCGGCTTCGGCAAGAGCGGCGTCGGCCGCGAACTGGGCCCCGCCGGACTCGCCGAGTACCGCGAGACCAAGCACATCTACCAGAACCTGGCACCGAAGCCGGTCCGCTGGTTCGCCGGCTGA
- a CDS encoding ABC transporter substrate-binding protein, with amino-acid sequence MRVRGIAALSALFLLTGCGAADMTKQASPFANAGGTRSVTLSVQSWVGAQANVAVAQYLLEHELGYRVDTVQVDEVPAWDALSQGRVDAILEDWGHPEQQKRYVDDKKTITDGGGLGVTGHIGWYVPTYLAEQHPDITDWKNLNKYASLFRTPESGGKGQLMDGSPSYVTNDKALVKNLKLDYQVVFAGSEAAQITQMKQFAKEKKPFLTYWYAPQWLFEKVPMTEVKLPAYKEGCDADPAEVACAYPHTPLEKYLNADFARSGGKAAAFLKKFKWTTEDQNEVSLLIADQKLAPEEAARKWVARHESTWKAWLS; translated from the coding sequence ATGAGGGTCCGTGGCATCGCGGCGCTCAGCGCGCTGTTCCTGCTCACCGGCTGCGGCGCGGCCGACATGACCAAGCAGGCGTCGCCCTTCGCCAACGCGGGCGGCACCAGGTCCGTGACGCTGTCCGTGCAGTCGTGGGTCGGCGCGCAGGCCAACGTGGCCGTCGCCCAGTACCTCCTGGAGCACGAACTCGGCTACCGCGTCGACACCGTCCAGGTCGACGAGGTGCCCGCCTGGGACGCCCTCAGCCAGGGCCGCGTCGACGCCATCCTGGAGGACTGGGGCCACCCCGAGCAGCAGAAGCGGTACGTCGACGACAAGAAGACCATCACCGACGGCGGCGGCCTCGGCGTCACCGGCCACATCGGCTGGTACGTGCCGACCTACCTGGCTGAGCAGCACCCCGACATCACCGACTGGAAGAACCTCAACAAGTACGCGTCCCTCTTCCGCACCCCGGAGAGCGGCGGCAAGGGGCAGCTGATGGACGGCTCGCCGTCCTACGTCACCAACGACAAGGCGCTGGTGAAGAACCTGAAGCTGGACTACCAGGTGGTGTTCGCCGGCTCGGAGGCCGCGCAGATCACCCAGATGAAACAGTTCGCCAAGGAGAAGAAGCCCTTCCTGACGTACTGGTACGCGCCGCAGTGGCTGTTCGAGAAGGTCCCGATGACCGAGGTGAAGCTGCCCGCGTACAAGGAGGGCTGCGACGCCGACCCGGCGGAGGTCGCCTGCGCCTATCCGCACACCCCGCTGGAGAAGTACCTCAACGCGGACTTCGCCAGGAGCGGCGGCAAGGCGGCGGCCTTCCTGAAGAAGTTCAAGTGGACGACCGAGGACCAGAACGAGGTCTCCCTCCTCATCGCCGACCAGAAGCTGGCGCCCGAGGAGGCGGCGAGGAAGTGGGTGGCGCGACACGAGTCCACCTGGAAGGCGTGGCTGTCGTGA
- a CDS encoding GMC family oxidoreductase: MPENNLVHDYVVIGGGTAGSVIASRLTENPDVTVAVIEGGPSDVGRDDVLTLRRWMGLLGGELDYDYPTTEQPRGNSHIRHSRARVLGGCSSHNTLIAFKPLPSDWDEWEAAGAKGWGSVSMEAYFPRLKNNIVPVDEKDRNAIARDFVDSAHGALGVPLVEGFNQKPFTEGAGFFDLAYHPEDNKRSSASVAYLHPVMDERPNLTILLETWAYRLEFAGTRAVGVHVRAADGTEQLVRARKEVVLCAGAVDSPRLLLHSGIGPRADLDALGIPVVHDLPGVGENLLDHPESVIVWETEGPIPENSAMDSDAGLFVRRDPEHQGPDLMFHFYQIPFTDNPERLGYRRPEFGVSMTPNIPKPRSRGRLYLTSADPSVKPALDFRYFTDEDDYDGRTLVDGIRIAREIARTQPLAGWLKREVCPGPEILGDAELGEYARKVAHTVYHPAGTCRMGAADDPLAVVDPRLRIRGLDGIRIADASVFPTMPAVNPMIGVLMVGERAVDLIGGDPR; encoded by the coding sequence ATGCCCGAGAACAACCTGGTCCACGACTACGTCGTCATCGGCGGCGGCACGGCGGGCTCCGTCATCGCCTCCCGCCTCACCGAGAACCCGGACGTCACGGTCGCCGTCATCGAGGGCGGCCCGAGCGACGTCGGCCGCGACGACGTCCTCACCCTGCGCCGCTGGATGGGCCTGCTCGGCGGCGAACTCGACTACGACTACCCCACCACCGAACAGCCACGCGGCAACTCCCACATCCGGCACAGCCGGGCCCGGGTGCTCGGCGGCTGCTCCTCCCACAACACCCTGATCGCCTTCAAGCCGCTGCCGTCCGACTGGGACGAGTGGGAGGCGGCGGGCGCCAAGGGCTGGGGCTCGGTGTCGATGGAGGCGTACTTCCCGCGGCTGAAGAACAACATCGTCCCGGTCGACGAGAAGGACCGCAACGCCATCGCCCGCGACTTCGTCGACTCCGCGCACGGCGCGCTCGGCGTGCCGCTCGTCGAGGGCTTCAACCAGAAGCCGTTCACCGAGGGCGCCGGCTTCTTCGACCTCGCCTACCACCCCGAGGACAACAAGCGGTCCTCCGCGTCGGTGGCCTATCTGCACCCCGTGATGGACGAGCGGCCCAACCTGACCATCCTGCTGGAGACTTGGGCGTACCGCCTGGAGTTCGCCGGCACCCGCGCGGTGGGCGTCCATGTGCGCGCCGCCGACGGCACCGAGCAACTGGTCAGGGCCCGCAAGGAAGTTGTGCTGTGCGCGGGCGCCGTCGACTCGCCCCGGCTGCTCCTGCACTCCGGCATAGGCCCGCGCGCCGACCTCGACGCGCTCGGCATCCCGGTCGTCCACGACCTGCCGGGCGTCGGCGAGAACCTGCTCGACCACCCCGAGTCGGTGATCGTCTGGGAGACCGAGGGACCCATACCGGAGAACTCCGCGATGGACTCCGACGCCGGCCTCTTCGTGCGCCGCGACCCCGAACACCAGGGCCCCGACCTGATGTTCCACTTCTACCAGATCCCGTTCACCGACAATCCCGAGCGACTCGGCTACCGGCGCCCCGAGTTCGGCGTCTCCATGACCCCGAACATCCCCAAGCCGAGAAGCCGCGGCCGCCTTTACCTCACCAGCGCCGACCCGTCCGTGAAACCCGCCCTCGACTTCCGGTACTTCACCGACGAGGACGACTACGACGGCCGCACCCTCGTCGACGGCATCCGCATCGCCCGTGAGATCGCCAGGACCCAGCCCCTGGCCGGCTGGCTCAAGCGCGAGGTCTGCCCCGGACCCGAGATCCTCGGCGACGCCGAACTCGGCGAGTACGCCCGCAAGGTCGCCCACACCGTCTACCACCCCGCGGGCACCTGCCGGATGGGCGCCGCCGACGACCCGCTCGCCGTCGTCGACCCGCGGTTGCGCATCCGCGGCCTCGACGGCATCCGGATCGCCGACGCCTCCGTCTTCCCGACCATGCCCGCCGTCAACCCGATGATCGGCGTCCTCATGGTCGGCGAGCGGGCCGTCGACCTGATCGGGGGCGACCCGCGATGA
- a CDS encoding ABC transporter permease gives MATLTTSAPRLAVPGVLRSRAAHKLLLLALAAAVLVPLANARWASGSWPDALTVDLTAPLTRVSDWIIDNRDSHPLFLYFFGYVSNAVVLSVRAVYLVLLGIGWAGVAALGALIAWRVAGVRLALGSAAAFLACGLLGMWVPTMQTLALMVVAVLASVAVGLLLGLAAGLSDRLDRALRPVLDTMQVLPAFAYLLPVVLVFGIGVPAAVLATVVYAAPPMARLTSLGLRGADKEVLEAVESLGATARQRLLTARIPLARRELLLGLNQAIMMALSMAVIASVIGGGGLGDRVYQALASVDVGAALAAGIPIVLLAVVLDRVTGAAGARGDAGTPTGAGRARRAYALGSLGALAVVAVAGRLAGGLDWPDGWTLNIAEPVNKAVDWMTAHLYSGVPVIGGTADWAGHFTTWVLDPVRGGLQWLPWWSLLLIVAALAWLIGTWRTALTAVLALAAIGVLGLWKPSLDTLSQVLAAVAVTLVLGVLTGIAAARSDRVERALRPVLDVFQTMPQFVYLIPVVALFGVGRAPAVAAAVVYALPAVVRITAQGLRQVDPAALESARSLGATPWQQLRQVQLPLARRSLLLAVNQGVVLVLAVVIIGGLVGGGALGYDVVYGLAQGDLATGLVAGAAIVCLGLMLDRVTQPTERRAKKGA, from the coding sequence ATGGCGACCCTGACCACCTCGGCCCCGCGCCTCGCCGTCCCCGGCGTGCTCAGGAGCCGGGCCGCGCACAAGCTGCTGCTGCTCGCGCTCGCCGCCGCCGTCCTGGTGCCGCTGGCCAACGCCCGCTGGGCCAGCGGAAGTTGGCCAGACGCGCTGACCGTCGACCTGACCGCGCCGCTCACCCGGGTCAGCGACTGGATCATCGACAACCGCGACAGCCACCCGCTGTTCCTCTACTTCTTCGGCTACGTCAGCAACGCCGTCGTGCTCTCCGTGCGCGCCGTCTACCTGGTGCTCCTCGGCATCGGCTGGGCCGGGGTCGCCGCCCTCGGCGCGCTCATCGCCTGGCGGGTGGCCGGCGTCCGGCTCGCCCTCGGCTCGGCCGCCGCGTTCCTCGCCTGCGGACTGCTCGGCATGTGGGTGCCGACCATGCAGACCCTCGCCCTGATGGTCGTCGCCGTCCTCGCCTCGGTCGCCGTGGGCCTGCTGCTCGGCCTGGCCGCGGGGCTCTCCGACCGCCTCGACCGCGCCCTGCGCCCGGTCCTCGACACCATGCAGGTGCTGCCCGCCTTCGCGTACCTGCTGCCCGTCGTGCTGGTCTTCGGCATCGGGGTGCCCGCCGCGGTCCTCGCCACCGTCGTCTACGCGGCCCCGCCGATGGCCCGGCTCACCTCGCTCGGCCTGCGCGGCGCCGACAAGGAGGTCCTGGAAGCCGTCGAGTCGCTCGGCGCGACCGCCCGCCAGCGGCTGCTGACCGCCAGGATCCCGCTGGCCCGCAGGGAACTCCTGCTCGGCCTCAACCAGGCCATCATGATGGCCCTGTCGATGGCCGTCATCGCGTCCGTGATCGGCGGCGGCGGCCTCGGCGACCGCGTCTACCAGGCGCTCGCCTCCGTCGACGTCGGCGCCGCCCTCGCCGCCGGCATCCCGATCGTGCTGCTCGCCGTGGTCCTCGACCGGGTGACCGGCGCGGCCGGCGCCCGCGGCGACGCCGGTACCCCGACCGGCGCGGGGCGCGCACGCCGGGCGTACGCGCTCGGCTCGCTCGGCGCGCTGGCCGTCGTGGCCGTCGCCGGACGGCTCGCCGGCGGCCTCGACTGGCCGGACGGCTGGACCCTGAACATCGCCGAACCCGTCAACAAGGCCGTCGACTGGATGACCGCCCACCTCTACTCGGGCGTGCCCGTGATCGGCGGCACCGCCGACTGGGCCGGCCACTTCACCACCTGGGTCCTCGACCCGGTGCGCGGCGGCCTCCAGTGGCTGCCCTGGTGGTCGCTGCTGCTGATCGTCGCCGCCCTCGCCTGGCTGATCGGCACCTGGCGCACCGCGCTCACCGCCGTCCTCGCGCTCGCCGCGATCGGCGTCCTCGGCCTGTGGAAGCCGTCCCTCGACACCCTCTCCCAGGTCCTCGCCGCCGTCGCCGTCACCCTCGTCCTCGGCGTCCTGACCGGCATCGCGGCGGCCCGCAGCGACCGCGTCGAACGCGCCCTGCGCCCGGTCCTCGACGTCTTCCAGACGATGCCGCAGTTCGTCTATCTGATCCCGGTGGTCGCCCTGTTCGGCGTGGGCCGCGCCCCCGCCGTCGCCGCCGCCGTCGTCTACGCGCTGCCGGCCGTCGTACGGATCACCGCGCAGGGGCTGCGCCAGGTCGACCCGGCCGCCCTGGAATCCGCCCGCTCCCTCGGCGCCACCCCCTGGCAGCAACTGCGCCAGGTCCAACTGCCGCTGGCCCGGCGCTCGTTGCTGCTCGCCGTCAACCAGGGCGTGGTCCTGGTCCTCGCCGTCGTCATCATCGGCGGCCTGGTCGGCGGCGGCGCGCTCGGCTACGACGTCGTCTACGGCCTGGCCCAGGGCGACCTGGCCACCGGACTGGTCGCGGGCGCCGCGATCGTCTGCCTCGGCCTGATGCTCGACCGGGTCACCCAGCCCACCGAACGCCGTGCGAAGAAGGGGGCCTGA
- a CDS encoding DUF397 domain-containing protein: MTIDSPRWVTASRSNNGGQCVQVAVNLAFTRGVVPVRDSKNLAGPVLMLPADVFASFVAGIKGESRVM; the protein is encoded by the coding sequence GTGACGATCGATTCCCCCCGCTGGGTCACCGCCTCGCGCAGCAACAACGGCGGTCAGTGTGTTCAGGTCGCCGTCAACCTTGCCTTTACGCGTGGCGTTGTCCCTGTCCGTGATTCCAAGAACCTGGCTGGTCCCGTGCTGATGCTCCCTGCCGACGTGTTCGCTTCGTTCGTGGCGGGCATCAAAGGGGAGTCCCGAGTGATGTGA
- a CDS encoding TetR/AcrR family transcriptional regulator, with product MTSEAPRPLRADARRNREKILDAAVRVFTAEGLDAHLDRIAKAAGVGSGTLYRNFPTREALIEAVYRNEVAHLCDAAPALLAQQPPEAALRAWTRLFLDYVTAKYGMIDALRAIAATGNNPYGHSRELIQAALTALMDACAAAGVIRSDIPATDIFAALEGIALTSAGAEHRPRAERLLDLTLDGLAVRP from the coding sequence ATGACCAGCGAAGCGCCTCGACCGCTGCGCGCCGACGCGCGGCGCAACCGGGAGAAGATCCTCGACGCCGCGGTACGCGTCTTCACCGCCGAGGGCCTCGACGCCCACCTGGACCGCATCGCCAAGGCCGCGGGCGTCGGCAGCGGCACGCTGTACCGCAACTTCCCCACCAGGGAAGCCCTCATCGAGGCGGTCTACCGCAACGAGGTGGCCCACCTGTGCGACGCCGCCCCCGCCCTGCTCGCCCAGCAGCCGCCCGAGGCGGCCCTGCGCGCCTGGACGCGCCTCTTCCTCGACTACGTCACCGCCAAGTACGGCATGATCGACGCCCTGCGGGCCATCGCCGCCACCGGGAACAACCCCTACGGTCACAGCAGGGAGCTGATCCAGGCCGCCCTCACCGCGCTCATGGACGCGTGCGCGGCGGCCGGGGTGATCCGCTCCGACATACCGGCCACCGACATCTTCGCCGCCCTGGAGGGCATCGCCCTCACCTCGGCCGGCGCCGAGCACCGGCCGCGCGCGGAGCGCCTGCTCGATCTCACCCTCGACGGGCTCGCCGTCCGCCCGTGA
- a CDS encoding SDR family oxidoreductase, which yields MPDLADKVIAITGASSGIGEETAAHLARRGARLVLGARREDRLTAVVDAITAEGGTATGVVVDVGRREDLQRLTDTAVDRYGRLDVLVSNAGTMAVSPFDDLRQDDWDAMVATHITGLLNGIGAALPVFRRQGCGHFVNVASTAAYVVTSPMAVYAATKTAAKVLTEGLRQESGPDLRVTLVSPGFTDTEGVGKGTDPEIAADLIRRRDEIAMPPSAVASAITYAIEQPEGVDIGEIVLRSTAQG from the coding sequence ATGCCGGATCTCGCGGACAAGGTCATCGCGATCACGGGCGCCAGCAGCGGCATCGGGGAGGAGACCGCGGCCCACCTCGCGCGACGGGGAGCCCGACTGGTCCTCGGCGCCAGGCGGGAGGACCGGCTGACCGCCGTGGTGGACGCCATCACGGCGGAGGGCGGCACGGCGACCGGGGTCGTCGTCGACGTCGGGCGCCGCGAGGACCTCCAACGGCTGACGGACACGGCCGTCGACCGGTACGGACGGCTCGACGTCCTGGTCTCCAACGCGGGCACGATGGCCGTCTCGCCCTTCGACGACCTGCGCCAGGACGACTGGGACGCGATGGTCGCCACCCACATCACCGGCCTCCTCAACGGCATCGGCGCCGCGCTGCCCGTCTTCCGCCGGCAGGGTTGCGGCCACTTCGTCAACGTCGCGTCGACGGCGGCGTACGTGGTCACGAGCCCCATGGCCGTGTACGCGGCCACCAAGACGGCGGCGAAGGTACTGACCGAGGGCCTGCGCCAGGAATCGGGCCCCGACCTGCGCGTCACCCTCGTCTCACCGGGCTTCACGGACACGGAGGGCGTCGGCAAGGGGACGGACCCCGAGATCGCGGCGGACCTGATCCGCAGACGCGACGAGATCGCGATGCCGCCGTCCGCCGTCGCGTCGGCGATCACTTACGCGATCGAACAGCCGGAGGGAGTGGACATCGGCGAAATCGTGCTCCGCTCGACGGCGCAGGGGTGA
- a CDS encoding quaternary amine ABC transporter ATP-binding protein — protein sequence MSTTTEPGNPTGSTTGAPVFSVQNLWKVFGPKADQVPADPALAALDPAGLRARTGCTAAVHDVSFDVRKGEVFVVMGLSGSGKSTLVRCLTRLIEPTAGTIAIDGEDVRAMDRTRLRELRRHRAAMVFQHFGLLPHRTVLDNVAYGLEIQGVGKAERRARAKEIVAKVGLDGMEQRRPSQLSGGQRQRVGLARALAVDPQVLLFDEPFSALDPLIRRDMQEEVVRLHREEGRTMVFITHDLSEALKLGDRIALMRDGRVVQLGSPEEIVARPADDYVREFVRDVPREQVLTVRTAMRPGGCGAPDHPGALPPDAVVADAVKAVARSGRAACVVEDGRCLGVVDHARLLGVVAGVESPAEEAV from the coding sequence ATGAGCACGACCACCGAGCCGGGAAACCCGACCGGCAGCACGACCGGCGCCCCCGTCTTCTCCGTCCAGAACCTGTGGAAGGTCTTCGGACCCAAGGCCGACCAGGTCCCCGCCGACCCGGCGCTCGCCGCGCTCGACCCGGCCGGACTGCGCGCCCGCACCGGCTGCACCGCCGCCGTCCACGACGTCTCCTTCGACGTCCGCAAGGGCGAGGTCTTCGTCGTCATGGGCCTGTCAGGATCGGGCAAGTCCACCCTGGTGCGCTGTCTGACCCGGCTTATCGAGCCGACCGCGGGCACCATCGCCATCGACGGCGAGGACGTCCGCGCGATGGACAGGACCCGGCTGCGCGAACTGCGCCGCCACCGCGCCGCGATGGTCTTCCAGCACTTCGGTCTGCTCCCGCACCGCACGGTCCTCGACAACGTCGCCTACGGCCTGGAGATCCAGGGCGTCGGCAAGGCGGAACGCCGGGCGCGCGCCAAGGAGATCGTCGCCAAGGTCGGTCTCGACGGCATGGAGCAGCGCCGCCCGAGCCAGCTCTCCGGCGGCCAGCGCCAGCGCGTCGGGCTCGCCCGCGCCCTCGCCGTCGACCCGCAGGTGCTCCTCTTCGACGAACCGTTCAGCGCCCTCGACCCGCTGATCAGGCGCGACATGCAGGAGGAGGTCGTCAGGCTGCACCGCGAGGAGGGCCGGACGATGGTCTTCATCACCCACGACCTCAGCGAGGCGCTCAAGCTGGGCGACCGGATCGCCCTGATGCGCGACGGCCGGGTGGTTCAGCTCGGCAGCCCCGAGGAGATCGTCGCCCGCCCCGCCGACGACTACGTCCGCGAGTTCGTCAGGGACGTGCCGCGCGAGCAGGTCCTCACCGTGCGCACCGCGATGCGCCCCGGCGGCTGCGGCGCCCCCGACCACCCGGGCGCCCTCCCGCCCGACGCGGTCGTCGCCGACGCCGTCAAGGCCGTCGCCCGCAGCGGCCGGGCCGCCTGCGTGGTGGAGGACGGCCGCTGCCTCGGCGTCGTCGACCACGCCAGGCTGCTCGGCGTGGTGGCCGGAGTGGAGTCGCCGGCCGAGGAGGCCGTCTGA
- a CDS encoding DUF397 domain-containing protein, whose amino-acid sequence MTTESPRWFSSSYSGNGGQCIEIAVNLVSSLAVVPVRDSKNPDGPVLTVPADVFSSFVAGIKGESGVM is encoded by the coding sequence GTGACTACCGAATCCCCCCGTTGGTTCTCCTCCTCCTACAGTGGCAACGGCGGCCAGTGCATAGAGATCGCCGTCAACCTTGTCTCCTCGCTCGCCGTCGTCCCGGTCCGCGACTCCAAGAATCCGGACGGTCCGGTTCTGACGGTTCCCGCCGACGTGTTCTCTTCGTTCGTGGCGGGCATCAAGGGAGAGTCCGGCGTGATGTGA
- a CDS encoding DUF397 domain-containing protein produces MADFPCWFTSSYSDNGGQCLQVAVNLAATHGVVPVRDSKSPSESTLLFRTGAFDRFVGGVKSGFGSR; encoded by the coding sequence ATGGCCGATTTTCCCTGTTGGTTCACCTCTTCGTACAGCGACAACGGCGGCCAATGCCTTCAGGTCGCCGTCAATCTCGCCGCGACTCACGGTGTTGTCCCCGTCCGTGACTCCAAGTCCCCGAGCGAATCGACCCTGTTGTTCCGCACCGGCGCCTTCGATCGCTTCGTCGGTGGAGTCAAGAGCGGGTTCGGGTCTCGCTGA